Part of the Nicotiana sylvestris chromosome 5, ASM39365v2, whole genome shotgun sequence genome is shown below.
cattgttcaattttctataatcaatacaaattctccacccggtgacagttCTTGTAGGTATTAAATCATTATTCTCATTAACTACTATAGTCATCCCCCCTTTCTTGGGTACACATTGGACGGGGCTTACCCATTTGCTGTCTGGGataggaaatacaatacctgcatcgagccacttaatcacttcttttcttaccacctctttcatgattGGATTGAGTCGGCGTTGTTGCTATACACTGGGCTTGTGTCCGCCCTCCATGAGGATTTTGTGCATGCAGAAGGCTGGACTAATGCCCTTAATGTCAGACATAGTCCACCCAACTGCTCTCTTGTGCTCACGTAACACTCCAACAGCTTTTCTTCCTGCAATTTAGACAAGTCAGACGAGACAATAACGGGTAAAGTGTCAGAGTCACCCAAATAAGCATATTGCAGGTGAGGTGGAAGGGGTTTAAGTTCCAATTTTGGGGCTTCCTCAATTGACGGCTTTGGAGGAGGACCCTCTGGTCTATTCAAAGGCTCAAAGGGGTGCGTCCCTTGCAGGTACGCACAAGATGTATCAAGGATTTgcatcatctcctcaacctcctcATCAACCCCCAGGCTATCAAGAAACATAAGTGCTTTCTCTAGAGAATTGTCTAGATATACATTCGGATAATGAATCTGCTCATCGGCCTCAACAACAAATATCATTGAGAGCTCCTCATAGTGGCGGGGAAGTTGGATTGCTCTGTAGACATTAAAAACTGCTTCCTCGTCATCTACCCTCAAAATCATCTTTCCCTCTCTCACTTTGATAATTGCATCACCAGTAGCTAAGAGAGGTcgccccaatatgattggaaccagtTCGTCAGCCTCATAATAAAGGATAATGAAATCAGCAGGGAAGATGAATTTCCCAATCTGCAGCAACACATCTTCAATTACCCCTTCAGGGTGTGCTATTAATCTGTCAGCCAGCTGTAACATCACAGTAGTGGGCCTTGGAGATCCTAGGCCCAGTTGCTTGAACAAGGACAGGGGCATTAGATTTATGCTTGCCCCCAAATCGTAAAGAGCATGACCCACAACAATATTGCCAATGCGCACAGGAATCGTGAAGCTgccaggatccttaagcttttgagggagattattttggacccttgaagtgcactcttcagtaagtgccACTATCTCAAATTCAGTTAATCTtctcttgtgagccactatatctTTTATGTATTTAGCATACTTTGGAATTTCACGAAGCACATCAACAAGTGGGATATTCAATTGAACCTGTCTCAACATAGAGAGGAATTTTCtgaacatgcgatcatcattctttttctgcaatctatGGGGAAAAGGTGGTGGTGGTCTTGGGGCCTCCACTGGATCTGAAATTTCAGCAGCATTCTTTGGCTCTTGAGTCACTTTAGGGATCAACTCTCCCTCAGGTATGGgcttgtctttctttttctttggcacTTCCTGTAGCTCCCTCCCGTTTCTAAGTGTAATTACATTCACTTGAGGGTTCTTTTCTGTATCTCTGGGGAGGACGCCTGCAAGTCTAGTGTTTTGATTTGTTGCTAACTGCCCTATTTTCCTTTCAAGATTTCTGAAGTCGGTCCTGAGTTgctgattgtcaatcaacaaCTTCTTTAGCAGATCATTGGTACTTTCTTCCATTTGTTGGGGTGGTCTCTGAGGCTGATTGAAATTCCCTTGGGGTCTGTGCTGATTTTGATTCTACGGATTTCCACCCCATGAGAAGTtgggatgattcctccaatttggatTGTAAGAATTCTTGTATTGTGCATGCTGATTCGGTGGACCTCTGTTCTGTTGCCCCACATAATATATGGATTCTGGATTCGTGGGGCACATATCACTCATATGACTGTCGCCATAGAGTTCGCAGCAAATAGTCATTTGTTATACGTGTTGCATTGTCTGTGGTTGCTACACTGTCATCCTAGTCATCTAATTGGACAGCTTTGCAATATCGTCTCTCATGGCTGACACTTCGTCTAACTCATGTAACCCAGCTGATTTTTGCTTAACTGCCTTTCGTGAATCACCCTCACCTTGCCAGTTATTATCATTAGCAGAGAAGTTATTTAGCAAGATTTGGATTTCACTGTACGGTCTGGCCATGCAACTACCccgacaagctgaatcaagattcatctttgaagcATCATCTAACCTATCTACAAAAGTGTGACCCAATACCTCGTCTGTCTAGCAATGATGAGGACAGTCTCAGAGCATCTTCTTGTACCTTTCCCATGCTTAACGCAGTGTCTCGCCAGCTCGTTGTTCAAACCCAAGAATTTGACTCCTCAATACCTTTGTTTTCTTAggggggaaaaacttgattaagaatttccttgccagatcatcccaagtgcggATTGAATTTGCTAGCTCTTTATTCAACCACTCCTTAGCTTCCACAATCAGTGAAAAGGGGAAAAGTGTCAGCCTAACATAGTCCTTGGAATCGTTCGGATAGTTGTAGGTATCCGTAATTTCCAagaaattctgaatgtgcctTTGCGGGTCTTCATGAGGTAAACCCACAAACAACCTTGTGGATTGGATCAGCTGTACCATGTATTGTTTCAGCTCAAAGTGCCCAGTGATGTCAGGATTCACAATAGCCTGAGGCATATTAGCCAGAATGGGCCTTGCGGCTTCAATCACCGCGCGTTCCTCATTACCTTCCATCTCAGTTGGTTGTGGTTGAACTatgatgtccaactctctttcaatTCTGGTTCTAGCGTCCACCTCCCTCCTCAATCTGTGAAGTGTTCGTTCAATTTTGGGATCGAGAGGAAGGAGATTGTTTGCGCTTCTACTTCTTCGCATTCAATAGAAATTCATGTATTAGCACAAAAAAGTGAACTGAGAGTTAAAACtcgaataaataaataataaaagctcAATTCaatcaagtagctaatttctaagtctccggcaacggcgccaaaaagtttttgcgaccaaaaacactcacgcaagtgcacgtgatcgtcaagtaatagagtagtgagtagagtatcgttcccacaaATACTTATGATTAACTGGTGACTGGTTCAAACCCAATTTTTGTATCTACCCAAGAGGTTGTTCACAAAAGAGAGATGTAATTGTTTTAAAACTTAAACTATAAAGAATTAATCTAACTAAACAAATAACCAAACGAAAGGCAATTTCGAGTAACAAGCAGTAGGagaggatattccagggtcacgaGCATAGTTAACAATcgtgtcgagttcttactcgcctattcaactcaactcaatgcctatatgtctatggaattaagattaacaagaacgcatttacaattcctgtatttcaaccaagcaaggcaattgggtatatgtctaCCCCAATTGCGAATCCGTTCCCCGTGacccgggttcaagaacttgctctatttaattctatatgcaatctaaagttcccactttcgagttcaactaaagattcgtagatagtatttcacttttagctactcagcaaaataattgaacgcagaattaaataaacaacccaatatgataaacccactttgtcaaattaaactccaaacaacaacattcatgttttacccatgaccccagaacaatgggtcatagccactcatactagtgttcatcccaaataagttcaatttcatcacaaaatagcaaaaacaagagaagaaaagaagaacttgatggtcaaaactcctccttgcctcttgcctatctatttcttgcactaaacTATGAAAACCTTGATGATTTAACCTTGGGagagcttgactttatataggtttAAGTGGTTTTCTCTCCAGATTTCtaattttacccctaaataacaTTTTTCCGGACCGGACACGCGCGAGCTCGCGCATAACTTCGCGCGTTTCTTCGCGCATGATTCTGCCTCGGCCTTTCTTACGCGCGAACTCCTGCGTGCCTTCGCGCATTTCTTCGTGCACCTGGGGCTTGATTTTGTCCCTTTTTTTATCTCGTCCTTGCGCGCACTCAACTCCGATGGGTtattcttgctcataaatcattccaatatcctcttgaaagcatcatataggctcctcatcctgcaatgtaGACATATCACAATTAAAggctatttttcatcaattaaccgcaatatgtcattggaatataatcaagcggaagcataaacaatagctaaatcacctagatttcgcctattatcacTTATTCGGCAGTTGCTAAGTGGTCCTTTATTCGAACGCGTTCGGGGCGATCATCAAAAAATTATGTGGACAACTTGTTGAGGCTTGTCTGCTTTGTTCCCTTTTGCTATTTCTCCTTCTCACGATTGATTTTTAGCCCGGCTATTGAGAAGTTCCTGAAGGTGCCCGTTGTCGAGCAATCGGGCCACTTACTCTCGGAGATGCCTGCAATCTTCGGTTCGGTGCCCCGTGCGAGTTATGAAACTCACAAATCAAATTGTAGTTCCTGTGGGAAGGATCCAAATGTAAAGGTCTGGGCCatctggcgtctctgattttgctAATGGTAAACATAATGTCTGACACATTGACGTTGAAGCTATACTCTGATAGGTGGGGTGCCCACGTTGGCCCTGCATATCCGTCGAAGCAACCCCTGTTGAAGGTTCACCGAGGGTTCAGTCCTTGGTCACCGGTCGGCCGCTACGGGGTGGATTACGCTTTGGAGCGTTTCTCCTGTCATCGGGGTATGGCCGGTACCTTTCTTTATTTGGTCTTGACTCTTTCGCCAAACGCCTGCTCGGGTATACTGATCCAGAAAGGGCTCCCAGCTGGTCTTCCTCGACCcagatctttgactggtatcagtTGTGGACGTCGGACCAGGTTACGTCGGGATACTCGATCATGTTCTCTTTCAGCTGCCTCgatgccaccgagcttcgttcattcaaaccttgagtaaaggactgcactgcccagtcatcggagattGGGGGAGCTCCATTCGTTCTGTCTGAAAACGAGACACGAATTATCacagcatttcgttctccctttgctgAATCTTGAATATGTCATACtgccttgttgctaccttgatggggCCAGTGTGCGCCCTTATAAAGAAGTCAGCCAGCATGGCAAACGAATCAATGGAATTGGGAGCcaggttgtggtaccacatcatggcccctttcgagagcATTTCTCTAAATTTCTTCAGCAGGACTGACTTGAACTCATCTttctttatgtcgttgccctttaccGTACACATGTAGGTAGTGAAGTGTTTGTTGGGGTCTATGGTCCCACTGTATTTAGGGAGTTCTAGCATTgtgaacttttttggaatgggTTTCAGAGCCGCTTCCTTAGGGAACAGCCGTTGCACGAGCTTTCTCAAATCTAtacctttcaggatcgggggtgcttCCGGGATCTGAtccaccctagagttgtaggtcttgaCATTTTTATAGTTGGTTGCAATCATTTTctcacctgattcgatccttttggtgaggtccttgaGCATCTTCACTGTGGCAAGGTCGACCActgacccgttattgcttgaccTTTCAGGTACTTGCTCGGCGGGGGGAGTTGTCTCTGGTACTGTAGTACTGGAAGTCTTCAGATGGCTTTGCAACTTGGCAatggccagttgttgtgcctgcaacatttcaaaaataacatgaagactatcCCCCTATTCTTCCCGAGccagggttttttgagcttcctgtcAGTCGCTGTGCTGTATGCTCCCATCGGTGCGCGAGGCTTTGTCGACCTGATGCGCGCCTCGCGAACCCACGTCCGCTGGAATCGGCCCAGATGCGTTATCCGGATTCTGTGGTGGTGCTCCGGTGGCCGGGATAGCCACGCCATTTTCCTTGCAATTTTCAaagttgtcgttctcgactctgtttactgAGTCAGACATTTGActtgaaatcaaaagatcttggacaagaaaaagtgtgaaagataatatgCATTTGTGCAATGagaccagcaagaaaataatcactattatttttagccccacggtgggcgccaaggtgtttaccgtgaaaatggtaacaataattaaatttgtaaatgtgattctaaaaatatgtgatctattctcgagctagttgtttagAGAAGATGATGCTAATAGTATggaatttaatgatgaaatgcaagctaaagcAAGGCAATAATCAAACCTGAAGTCTTACTGCCCTGGTTTGTTTTTACAAGGGGATACGAGCTAAAAATAAGAGTTGAACGAGCTGAGGAGCATGCTGGCCGGATGTAGGACCGGTCGATgaggggcctcggggtcgaggtcagggtcgagctcgagctatcgaggaTAATTGGGAGTGGGATAACAGTTACAGATATGATtgaacaaggctctctatggccAATTCCGAGCAATATAATGAataacaagtaagaaagcgataaatattgAAGTGGACTCGGGCCAGTTAGAATGAGGGAGTTTagaaataagagagagagagagagagaaagagagagagagagagagagagagagagagattattgcacttatggagaaaatggagcaacatcagtcctctacaaagtggcatggattccccttatatagaagagggaataccatatagtacaAAGTGTATTGAATGTAAAGGCatggggatgggacggctaggcacgaggatgggacggctaggcatgGTACTAGTGTTTACTGACTCTAGCGGCTCGCTTCGATAATCCCCCGTCCTCGGAACCTTCGTTGGGTCGCGGAAAAATTCCTTATCCTCGGAATCTCTGCTGTGTCGCGGACGGTCCTCTAGGGAGGGAGCTCAATCGTAATCCTGAAGCCTCGAGATCCCAAATGTACCTTAACGGCGGGAAATAGACCCCCTTGATTTCACCGCACacagttgggtaaattatattgcatgctaCCCCGTCCCCTTACTTTCAATAGTGGATTTGTATGTCATCAAAAATGGCATCGTTGCCAAGGAACATTTTGGCACATTAAGGTTGTTTTGGAAGTAAGCGTACATGCTTTTGTCCAAATTTGTAAATATTTGTGTAGTCATCTTTCTTATCTTTgtttattttcttgtttgttttcttgtttatttatttttaaatggcATTATACGATGAAAATTGATCAGATGGTAGTttttcatactttgatgacccttgtccttaaTGTGCAGGACCACACTCATtgaaaattatttaaattctcaCGAGGGTGGATCGTGCGCATATCTCAAACCTGTGGGTGAAGTATATGTGATAGGTGTGGTGGTTAAAACACCCATTTGGGAAAGTGTTCTTGTTTGTTCTTCCCTTCCCCGAACCCCCACTATGACGATTCTACTTTTAGTTTTGACATTTATAAGGATTTGGAAATGGGAGAAAATGAGCATGGGCAAAAAGGAGAGTTGAAACTCATAATGAAGTGCCTACTTGAATAATGAAACAAAGAGCAAAAAGCGAGATATTGGATAATAGCCTCCAAAATGGTTTGGAGCTTtaatcaagaattgaacatccgccaaccGACTCCATGCATGTTGTGATGCCAATAAAAAAAGGGAATTAGAGTCAACCAGAGTAATGGAACATATGGTTGAAATTTATTCTAGTTCAGGGGATAAAAAAGATGTCAAAATCCGGAAAATTTTGCAATTTGGCAAGTTGATGTctcattccaagcatttttcaacttGGGAATTTAATGGTGATACGGGAATTAAGCCAAGTGAATCCATGCGGGAGTGCAAAGAAGAGATACATGAGCCATACATCTTGCAATTTGAAAGTTCAAGATgacaaaatgacattcctcaaaataaagccaagaaatgcaaaatgaaaaaaatcaatgtTTGGCTTTATCATCTACTTACCACCCTATCGCTCGTAGTCACAAACATGAATCCATGTTGGTGACTAATTAATATCCTTCAAGTGGagagatgtcacgacccaaaaatcccttcgaaggagtcgtgatggaacctagtc
Proteins encoded:
- the LOC104245045 gene encoding uncharacterized protein, whose product is MEESTNDLLKKLLIDNQQLRTDFRNLERKIGQLATNQNTRLAGVLPRDTEKNPQVNVITLRNGRELQEVPKKKKDKPIPEGELIPKVTQEPKNAAEISDPVEAPRPPPPFPHRLQKKNDDRMFRKFLSMLRQVQLNIPLVDVLREIPKYAKYIKDIVAHKRRLTEFEIVALTEECTSRVQNNLPQKLKDPGSFTIPVRIGNIVVGHALYDLGASINLMPLSLFKQLGLGSPRPTTVMLQLADRLIAHPEGVIEDVLLQIGKFIFPADFIILYYEADELVPIILGRPLLATGDAIIKVREGKMILRVDDEEAVFNVYRAIQLPRHYEELSMIFVVEADEQIHYPNVYLDNSLEKALMFLDSLGVDEEVEEMMQILDTSCAYLQGTHPFEPLNRPEGPPPKPSIEEAPKLELKPLPPHLQYAYLGDSDTLPVIVSSDLSKLQEEKLLECYVSTREQLGGLCLTLRALVQPSACTKSSWRADTSPVYSNNADSIQS